One Prevotella intermedia ATCC 25611 = DSM 20706 DNA window includes the following coding sequences:
- a CDS encoding Cof-type HAD-IIB family hydrolase, protein MAIKAAFFDIDGTLVSFKTHKIPQSTIDAITRAKRKGIKIFIATGRPVAIINNITDIKHLVDGYITFNGAYCFMGNQDFVLSPIPNADVQTMIADAERRDYCVLVCGKQEVVIHNYKKVFTDIFVHDLGVNNVDESRTIADLQGQPILQLTPFFTQADEDIIIPDMPHCVSARWHPAFTDITVKGANKGNALTTVAAQLGIDIADCIAFGDGGNDLSILKAAGIGVAMGNANNEVKAAADYVTTSVDEDGIWKAMQHFGALEEE, encoded by the coding sequence ATGGCAATAAAAGCAGCATTTTTCGATATAGACGGTACACTCGTTTCGTTTAAGACTCACAAAATTCCACAATCAACAATCGATGCAATAACAAGGGCAAAGCGCAAAGGTATAAAGATATTTATTGCCACAGGACGTCCCGTTGCCATTATCAACAATATTACAGACATAAAGCATCTGGTGGACGGATACATCACTTTCAACGGTGCTTACTGCTTTATGGGCAACCAAGACTTTGTACTCTCGCCTATCCCCAATGCTGATGTGCAGACGATGATAGCCGATGCCGAACGCCGCGACTACTGCGTATTGGTATGCGGAAAGCAAGAGGTGGTGATACACAACTACAAGAAGGTATTTACCGACATCTTCGTACACGACTTGGGAGTGAACAATGTAGACGAAAGCAGAACGATTGCTGACTTACAGGGTCAGCCCATCTTGCAACTTACACCTTTCTTCACGCAAGCCGACGAAGACATTATAATACCCGATATGCCCCACTGCGTTTCGGCACGCTGGCACCCTGCATTCACCGACATCACCGTAAAAGGTGCCAACAAAGGCAATGCACTGACCACAGTGGCTGCACAATTAGGCATCGACATTGCCGACTGCATAGCCTTTGGCGATGGTGGCAACGACCTTTCCATACTGAAAGCAGCAGGCATTGGCGTGGCTATGGGGAATGCCAACAACGAGGTGAAAGCGGCTGCCGACTACGTTACAACATCGGTAGACGAAGACGGCATTTGGAAAGCGATGCAACATTTCGGGGCATTGGAAGAGGAATAA
- a CDS encoding cation diffusion facilitator family transporter, which produces MKTKHIETIKQEKRVRFVVLFTLLIIAIEVIVGITSHSMALLADAIHLSSHELILGLNWAAYLLVRRLQNKQSENYDTSKILSLSAFTSGIFLLATAIFIVIEAFERLNGHEGHITNHNFAIITAVVGLVANIICVRVMYDKNGKADYNSHAVYLHLLSDILAKAGIVIGIVCAMLWDILWIDAAVAIISALIAAHWAKNLLWDTGRTLTKA; this is translated from the coding sequence TTGAAAACAAAACATATAGAAACCATCAAACAAGAAAAGCGTGTGCGCTTTGTGGTGCTCTTCACTTTACTCATCATAGCGATAGAAGTGATTGTTGGCATCACTTCTCACTCTATGGCACTCTTGGCTGACGCCATTCATCTTAGTTCGCACGAACTTATATTAGGGCTGAACTGGGCTGCATACCTGTTGGTGCGCCGTCTGCAAAACAAGCAGTCGGAGAACTACGACACAAGCAAGATACTGAGCTTATCGGCTTTCACAAGTGGAATATTTCTGCTCGCAACGGCTATCTTCATTGTTATAGAAGCATTTGAACGCCTGAACGGGCACGAAGGACACATTACGAACCACAACTTTGCCATAATTACGGCGGTTGTGGGGTTAGTGGCAAACATTATCTGCGTGCGCGTAATGTACGATAAGAATGGCAAAGCCGACTACAACAGCCACGCTGTCTACCTGCATTTACTATCCGACATCTTGGCAAAGGCAGGCATCGTTATTGGCATTGTGTGCGCTATGCTGTGGGATATACTGTGGATTGATGCTGCTGTCGCCATCATCTCGGCACTCATTGCAGCCCATTGGGCAAAGAATTTGCTATGGGATACAGGTCGCACACTA